A genomic segment from [Flavobacterium] thermophilum encodes:
- the yheI_2 gene encoding Probable multidrug resistance ABC transporter ATP-binding/permease protein YheI, with protein sequence MGRVLIYLRPYGKWMALAWLFMLTELIIELWQPLLMGKIIDDGVMKQDVAAIFTWGAVMLGASLLAFASGIANSFAAAYVGQEYGFALRTALFAKIQSFSLARIEQLSPASLVTRMTNDVTQVQNMLFMSLRIALRAPLLVVFGVAMAFVVHARLALVLAVAVPLSAVFLLWVVQKAAASFSAVQRALDRVNGVMRENLAGMRLIKAWMRKEYEEERFAAANDALMERTMSVLRLVETITPVLLIVMNTAIVAVLLFGRHHIEAGTASAGQVVAIVNYATRATAALSMFTFITMAFSRARASAARLAELLEAPGERHGADAGGGPAVQRGEIRFEHVSFRYPSSPREALSDVSFVIRPHETAAILGATGAGKSTLLQLIPRLYEPSGGRVLIDGVDVREFSAEQLRTAVRFVPQEVLLFSGTVADNLRFGNITASMEELVQAARDAQIHETITRFPDGYDARIGQKGVNLSGGQKQRLSIARALVGQPRVLLLDDSTSALDAETEAKLLAALRKYACTTVMVTQKVSTAMAADTILLLEDGRLIAQGSHEQLLATSDLYRRIVATQEGKKGSVDVTTA encoded by the coding sequence ATGGGGCGGGTGCTGATCTATTTGCGGCCATATGGGAAGTGGATGGCGTTGGCTTGGTTGTTTATGTTGACCGAGCTCATCATCGAGCTTTGGCAGCCGCTGTTGATGGGGAAAATCATCGACGATGGTGTCATGAAACAGGATGTTGCGGCCATTTTCACGTGGGGAGCAGTGATGCTCGGGGCGTCGCTGTTGGCGTTTGCCTCAGGCATCGCCAACTCATTTGCCGCAGCCTACGTCGGTCAGGAGTACGGATTTGCGCTGCGGACGGCGCTGTTTGCCAAAATCCAATCGTTTTCGCTTGCGCGCATCGAGCAGCTGTCGCCGGCTTCGCTCGTCACCCGGATGACGAACGATGTGACCCAAGTGCAAAACATGTTGTTTATGAGTTTGCGCATCGCCTTGCGTGCGCCGCTTCTCGTCGTCTTCGGCGTCGCGATGGCGTTTGTCGTTCATGCGCGCTTGGCGCTCGTTTTGGCGGTGGCTGTTCCTCTGTCCGCTGTTTTTTTATTGTGGGTTGTACAAAAGGCGGCGGCGTCCTTTTCCGCCGTCCAACGAGCGCTTGACCGTGTCAACGGCGTAATGCGTGAAAATTTGGCCGGCATGCGACTCATTAAAGCGTGGATGAGAAAAGAATACGAAGAGGAGCGATTTGCGGCGGCGAACGATGCGCTGATGGAGCGGACCATGAGCGTGCTTCGCCTCGTGGAGACGATCACGCCGGTGTTGCTGATCGTGATGAACACCGCCATCGTCGCCGTTCTCCTTTTTGGCCGCCACCATATCGAGGCCGGGACGGCGAGCGCTGGGCAAGTCGTCGCCATCGTCAACTACGCGACGCGGGCGACGGCTGCGTTGTCGATGTTTACATTTATTACGATGGCGTTTTCACGGGCGCGCGCCTCGGCCGCCCGCCTCGCTGAACTTCTTGAAGCCCCGGGCGAGCGACACGGGGCGGATGCGGGCGGCGGTCCGGCCGTTCAGCGCGGGGAAATCCGGTTTGAGCACGTTTCGTTCCGTTATCCGTCGAGTCCGCGCGAGGCGCTTTCGGACGTGTCGTTCGTCATCCGTCCGCATGAGACAGCCGCCATTTTAGGAGCGACAGGGGCCGGCAAATCGACGCTTCTTCAGCTGATTCCCCGGTTGTACGAACCAAGCGGCGGGCGCGTGTTGATTGATGGCGTCGATGTGCGCGAGTTTTCCGCCGAACAGCTGCGGACGGCGGTGCGCTTTGTCCCGCAGGAAGTGCTGCTGTTTTCAGGGACGGTCGCGGACAATCTCCGCTTTGGCAACATCACTGCGTCGATGGAAGAACTTGTGCAAGCGGCTCGCGATGCACAAATTCATGAAACCATCACTCGGTTTCCGGATGGATACGACGCACGGATCGGTCAAAAGGGTGTCAATTTATCAGGCGGGCAAAAGCAGCGGCTGTCGATCGCCCGCGCCTTGGTGGGGCAACCGCGCGTTTTGCTTTTGGATGACAGCACAAGCGCGCTCGATGCAGAGACGGAAGCAAAGCTGCTCGCAGCGTTGCGGAAGTATGCATGCACGACGGTGATGGTGACGCAAAAGGTGAGCACCGCGATGGCGGCGGATACGATTTTGCTTTTGGAAGACGGCCGCCTGATCGCACAAGGAAGCCATGAACAACTGCTGGCGACGAGCGACCTGTATCGACGCATCGTCGCCACGCAGGAAGGAAAGAAGGGATCGGTGGATGTCACTACGGCATAG
- the msbA gene encoding Lipid A export ATP-binding/permease protein MsbA yields MSLRHSPHGARVGASPQRAKNSVGTLRRLWAFIAPQKRKLFAAVAMVMASSALALAGPYVVGRAVDSYIVERKTDGFFATLILLLAIYLALGAATFWQNYWMIDVGQRTVRSIRERLFHHFHELPISFFDRRQQGELMSRITNDIDNMSQTFNSTVVQVVSSTLTLMGAMVVMLSQSVVLTIVTLVVVPLMYVGMRWITNRTRVRFREQQRALGEMNGFIEEVISGQKVVKLFSQEERMEEELARKNAELKQAGFWAQTYSGFIPKLMNFLNNLSFGLIAVVGGWLAAKGTISVGTIVVFVEYARQFTRPLNDLANQWNTLLSALAGAERVLEILDLPEEEEDEREAVVLDRLDGRIEFRQVVFSYDKQRPALRDVTFSVSPGETVALVGPTGAGKTTVLQLLTRFYDPDEGVILIDGRDSRTIKRASLRRHMAFVLQDAFLFAGTIRDNIRYGRLEATDEEVEEAARQANAHSFIMKLPNGYDTVLTSGGGGISQGQRQLLAIARAMIADPAILILDEATSNIDTVTEVRIQEALARLMNGRTCFVIAHRLNTIQHADRIVVLNDGKVIEQGTHEELLATKGFYFQLYCRYWKRSVHAAR; encoded by the coding sequence ATGTCACTACGGCATAGTCCGCACGGAGCGCGTGTTGGCGCAAGTCCGCAGCGGGCGAAAAACAGCGTCGGCACGTTGCGTCGGCTATGGGCCTTTATCGCTCCGCAAAAGCGAAAGCTGTTTGCGGCCGTGGCTATGGTGATGGCCAGCTCGGCGTTGGCGCTTGCTGGGCCGTATGTCGTTGGCCGGGCGGTTGATTCGTACATTGTGGAACGAAAAACGGATGGATTTTTCGCAACGCTCATTTTGCTTCTGGCCATTTATTTGGCCCTTGGGGCGGCGACGTTTTGGCAAAACTATTGGATGATCGATGTCGGCCAGCGGACGGTGCGCAGCATTCGCGAGCGGTTGTTTCATCATTTTCATGAGCTGCCGATTTCGTTTTTTGACCGACGCCAGCAAGGCGAACTCATGAGCCGGATTACAAACGACATCGACAATATGAGCCAGACATTTAACAGCACGGTTGTCCAGGTCGTCTCGAGCACGTTGACGTTGATGGGCGCTATGGTGGTTATGCTTTCACAAAGCGTTGTGTTGACAATCGTAACGCTTGTTGTCGTGCCGCTCATGTATGTGGGCATGCGCTGGATCACCAACCGGACGCGGGTGCGTTTCCGTGAGCAGCAACGGGCGCTCGGAGAGATGAACGGCTTTATCGAAGAGGTCATTTCCGGACAGAAAGTGGTGAAGCTGTTTTCCCAAGAAGAGCGGATGGAGGAGGAATTGGCGCGCAAAAATGCCGAGCTGAAACAAGCCGGTTTTTGGGCGCAAACGTATTCCGGCTTTATTCCGAAGCTGATGAACTTTTTAAACAACTTGAGCTTCGGCTTGATTGCCGTTGTCGGCGGATGGCTGGCGGCGAAAGGGACGATATCGGTCGGGACGATCGTCGTGTTTGTCGAATACGCCCGCCAGTTTACCAGACCGCTTAATGACCTGGCCAATCAATGGAACACACTGCTGTCGGCGTTGGCCGGCGCTGAACGGGTGTTGGAAATTTTGGATTTGCCGGAGGAAGAGGAAGACGAGCGGGAAGCGGTGGTCTTGGACCGGCTTGATGGACGCATTGAGTTTCGTCAAGTCGTCTTTTCTTACGACAAACAGCGTCCGGCGCTTCGTGATGTCACGTTTTCCGTCTCACCCGGGGAGACGGTCGCGCTTGTCGGTCCAACTGGAGCCGGCAAAACGACCGTATTGCAGCTGTTGACCCGCTTTTACGATCCGGACGAAGGCGTCATTTTGATCGATGGACGCGACAGCCGGACGATCAAGCGAGCAAGTTTGCGCCGCCACATGGCGTTTGTGCTTCAAGATGCGTTTTTGTTCGCCGGAACGATCCGCGACAACATTCGCTACGGCCGGCTTGAGGCGACCGATGAAGAAGTCGAGGAGGCGGCGCGCCAGGCGAACGCCCACTCGTTTATTATGAAGCTGCCGAACGGCTATGACACCGTTTTGACCTCGGGAGGAGGCGGGATCAGCCAAGGGCAGCGGCAGCTGTTGGCGATCGCCCGGGCGATGATCGCCGACCCGGCCATTTTGATTTTGGACGAAGCGACGAGCAACATCGATACAGTGACCGAAGTGCGCATTCAAGAAGCGCTCGCCCGGCTCATGAACGGGCGGACATGTTTTGTCATCGCCCATCGGTTGAACACGATTCAACATGCCGACCGCATCGTTGTGCTCAACGACGGCAAAGTGATCGAGCAAGGGACGCATGAAGAGCTGTTGGCTACAAAAGGATTTTATTTCCAGTTGTATTGCCGCTATTGGAAACGCAGTGTGCATGCGGCCCGATGA
- the yiiM gene encoding 6-N-hydroxylaminopurine resistance protein, with amino-acid sequence MQIVSINVGKPKTIEVNGERLVTGIHKTPVAGPVAVGKLNLVGDGQADLVHHGGEDKAICAYPSEHFVYWEERYGRPFTAGAFGENWTLLGLTEDDVCLGDIYAAGTALVQVSQPRQPCSKLAFKHQLPDLPKAVCQTGKSGFYFRVLKEGVVAPGAPLVLVERGAGALSIAYINHIYYHERDNAAAMKQIASHPALSASWREAFQKRLSERTRP; translated from the coding sequence ATGCAAATTGTTTCGATTAATGTCGGAAAGCCGAAAACAATAGAGGTAAATGGCGAGCGGCTAGTGACCGGCATTCACAAAACGCCGGTCGCCGGGCCGGTCGCTGTCGGCAAGCTTAACTTGGTTGGAGATGGACAAGCCGACCTCGTCCATCACGGAGGAGAAGATAAAGCGATTTGCGCCTATCCGTCCGAGCATTTCGTCTATTGGGAAGAGCGATACGGCCGCCCGTTTACGGCGGGGGCGTTTGGAGAAAACTGGACGCTTCTCGGTTTGACGGAAGACGATGTGTGTCTTGGCGACATTTATGCTGCCGGCACGGCGCTCGTACAAGTGTCACAGCCGCGCCAGCCGTGCTCCAAATTGGCGTTCAAACATCAGCTGCCCGATTTGCCGAAAGCCGTCTGCCAGACAGGAAAAAGCGGGTTTTACTTTCGCGTTCTCAAAGAGGGCGTCGTCGCTCCAGGCGCGCCGCTCGTTCTCGTCGAGCGGGGCGCGGGGGCGCTATCCATCGCGTATATCAATCACATTTACTATCATGAGCGGGACAATGCCGCTGCCATGAAGCAAATCGCCAGCCATCCAGCCTTATCCGCAAGCTGGCGCGAAGCGTTTCAAAAGCGCCTCTCCGAGCGAACGCGTCCTTAA
- the limB gene encoding Limonene 1,2-monooxygenase: MALQLSVLDQSPIAEGMTAEEALENTVKLAQHVEQLGYKRFWVSEHHDTNSLAGSSPEVLLGHIGAKTSRIRIGSGGVMLPHYSPYKVAENFHVLAGLHPGRVDLGIGRAPGGMPRATIALQGDRRRSVDRYPEQIDDLLGYLYDALPPVHPLYGVKATPIVQSPPELWLLGSSSETAKLAADKGLPYVFAQFINGEGGEHYMRLYRDRFVPSPYLAEPRGMVAVFAICAETDEKAEWIAGSLDLSLLMIEQGMALNGTPSPEKAAAYPYSPYERKRVEDNRRRMIVGSPTRVKDKLYRLSETYETEEIMLVTITYDFEDKLASFRLIAEAVWG; this comes from the coding sequence ATGGCGCTGCAACTGAGCGTCCTCGACCAGTCGCCGATCGCCGAAGGCATGACGGCAGAAGAAGCGCTCGAGAACACCGTCAAGCTCGCCCAACACGTTGAGCAGCTTGGCTATAAGCGGTTTTGGGTGTCGGAACACCACGATACAAACAGCCTTGCCGGTTCGTCGCCGGAAGTGCTACTCGGACACATCGGAGCGAAAACGTCGCGCATCCGCATCGGCTCAGGCGGCGTGATGCTGCCGCATTACAGCCCGTACAAGGTGGCGGAAAACTTCCATGTGCTTGCCGGCCTTCATCCCGGCCGCGTCGATCTCGGCATCGGGCGGGCACCCGGCGGCATGCCCCGGGCGACGATCGCGCTGCAAGGCGACAGACGACGGTCGGTAGACCGCTATCCGGAGCAAATTGACGACTTGCTCGGCTATTTGTATGACGCCTTGCCGCCGGTTCACCCGCTGTATGGCGTCAAGGCGACGCCGATCGTGCAGTCCCCGCCGGAACTATGGCTGCTCGGCTCCAGTTCGGAAACGGCGAAGCTGGCAGCCGATAAAGGGCTGCCGTACGTGTTCGCCCAGTTTATCAACGGGGAAGGCGGCGAACATTATATGCGGCTGTACCGCGACCGGTTTGTTCCATCGCCGTATTTGGCCGAGCCGCGCGGAATGGTCGCGGTGTTTGCAATTTGCGCCGAAACGGATGAAAAAGCGGAATGGATCGCCGGCAGCCTTGATCTGTCGCTTCTTATGATCGAGCAAGGGATGGCGCTGAACGGCACGCCAAGCCCGGAAAAAGCGGCGGCGTATCCGTACAGCCCGTATGAGCGCAAACGGGTGGAAGACAACCGGCGGCGGATGATCGTCGGCAGTCCGACGCGCGTCAAAGACAAGCTGTATCGGCTGAGCGAAACGTATGAAACAGAGGAAATCATGCTCGTGACGATTACATACGACTTCGAGGATAAACTCGCAAGCTTCCGGCTCATCGCCGAGGCGGTATGGGGGTGA
- a CDS encoding thiol-disulfide oxidoreductase, which translates to MLLMPAVESNMFPLGKQAPSFSLTNVIDGNVVRLEDVKSDVATVIMFICNHCPFVKHVQHELVRLANDYMPKGVSFVAINSNDAEQYPEDSPENMKKVAEELGYPFPYLYDETQEVAKAYDAACTPDFYIFDRDLKCVYRGQLDDSRPNNGIPVTGESIRTALDALLEGRPVPEKQKPSIGCSIKWKQAL; encoded by the coding sequence GTGTTGTTGATGCCAGCTGTCGAATCGAACATGTTTCCCCTCGGCAAACAAGCGCCGTCGTTTTCCCTCACGAATGTCATCGATGGCAACGTCGTCCGTCTTGAGGATGTGAAATCGGACGTCGCAACCGTCATTATGTTCATTTGCAATCACTGCCCATTTGTCAAGCATGTCCAGCACGAGCTTGTTCGCCTCGCGAACGATTATATGCCCAAAGGGGTGTCGTTTGTCGCCATCAACTCCAACGATGCGGAACAGTATCCAGAAGATTCACCCGAAAACATGAAAAAGGTGGCGGAAGAGCTCGGCTATCCGTTTCCGTATTTGTACGATGAGACGCAAGAGGTGGCGAAAGCATACGACGCCGCTTGCACCCCGGACTTTTACATTTTCGACCGGGATCTGAAATGCGTCTACCGCGGCCAGTTGGACGACTCGCGCCCGAACAACGGCATCCCGGTCACCGGGGAGTCGATCCGCACCGCGCTGGATGCTTTGTTGGAGGGCCGCCCGGTGCCGGAAAAGCAAAAGCCGAGCATCGGCTGCAGCATTAAATGGAAACAAGCACTGTAA
- a CDS encoding AIG2-like family, producing MAEGRYRVFVYGTLLTGEENHEVAAPYVRAACPGKVNGRLYNVGPYPALVLGEEGEVEGEWLTVTEEGLKAMDELEDYVEGRRDNEYERVWVRDARKPIEGYVYVYPPEKAAGLPLIPSGSWRRREEKM from the coding sequence ATGGCGGAAGGGCGATATCGGGTGTTTGTGTATGGAACGTTGCTGACTGGCGAAGAAAACCATGAAGTGGCCGCTCCATACGTTCGCGCCGCGTGTCCAGGGAAAGTAAACGGCCGCTTATACAACGTTGGCCCATACCCTGCGCTTGTGCTTGGAGAAGAGGGGGAAGTGGAAGGGGAGTGGCTGACGGTGACGGAAGAAGGGCTCAAGGCAATGGATGAGCTCGAGGATTACGTTGAAGGGCGGCGCGATAACGAATACGAACGGGTGTGGGTTCGCGACGCGCGTAAACCGATCGAAGGATATGTGTACGTCTATCCGCCGGAAAAAGCGGCCGGCTTGCCGCTTATTCCGTCCGGATCATGGCGGCGGCGTGAGGAGAAAATGTAA
- the glnA_2 gene encoding Glutamine synthetase yields MSKTFVSSTQTGLLEQIKETIQQKNVELLHLQFVDIEGILKHVTVTAEQLDDVVEGKIMFDGSSIKGFSPINRSDLYLLPDLNTFAVLPWTVEEGYAEARFLCSVTNPDGTLFEGDPRNVLKKTVERAAEKGYTISVGPELEFFLFKADENGNPTLELHDGGGYFEPSPKDLGERVRLEIYRALKAMGFTIEASHHEVAEGQHEIDFKYADALGAADNATTYKWVVKTIASKFGLHATFMPKPVFGINGSGMHVNISLFKDGENAFFDPNDANQLSETAYQFIAGLLKNVKHFAAVTNPLVNSYKRLVPGYEAPCYIAWSASNRSALIRIPAKRGVATRVELRCPDPSANPYLAYAIIAAAGLDGVEKGLTAPAPVDEDIFHMSEERRAELGIDNLPENLGAAVAAFEEGEIGRTTLGEHVFNEYVALKKEEWNSYRTAVHAWEVERYQGKF; encoded by the coding sequence ATGTCAAAAACGTTCGTTTCCTCCACCCAAACGGGATTGCTTGAACAAATTAAAGAAACGATCCAACAAAAGAACGTTGAACTTCTTCATTTGCAGTTTGTCGACATCGAAGGGATTTTAAAACATGTAACGGTGACGGCGGAACAGCTTGATGACGTCGTCGAAGGAAAAATCATGTTTGATGGTTCGTCGATCAAAGGATTTTCGCCGATCAACCGCTCCGACTTGTATCTTCTTCCGGATTTGAATACGTTTGCTGTTTTGCCGTGGACGGTCGAGGAAGGCTATGCGGAAGCGCGCTTTCTCTGCTCGGTGACCAATCCGGACGGCACGCTGTTTGAGGGCGACCCGCGCAACGTGTTGAAAAAAACGGTCGAGCGGGCGGCAGAAAAAGGATATACGATCTCGGTCGGCCCAGAGCTGGAGTTTTTCCTGTTCAAAGCCGATGAAAACGGCAATCCGACGCTTGAGCTCCATGATGGCGGCGGTTATTTCGAACCGTCTCCGAAAGACTTGGGCGAACGCGTTCGCCTTGAAATTTACCGCGCCTTAAAAGCGATGGGCTTTACGATTGAAGCGTCGCACCATGAAGTGGCGGAAGGCCAGCATGAGATCGACTTCAAATATGCCGATGCGCTCGGTGCGGCGGACAATGCGACGACGTACAAATGGGTTGTCAAAACGATCGCCAGCAAGTTCGGCCTCCATGCGACGTTTATGCCAAAACCGGTGTTTGGCATCAACGGTTCAGGGATGCATGTCAACATTTCCCTCTTCAAAGATGGGGAAAATGCGTTCTTTGATCCGAACGATGCGAACCAGTTGTCAGAAACAGCGTACCAATTCATCGCGGGCTTGCTGAAAAATGTGAAGCACTTTGCGGCGGTTACGAATCCGCTTGTCAACTCGTACAAACGGCTTGTGCCAGGGTATGAAGCGCCTTGCTACATCGCGTGGTCCGCTTCGAACCGTTCGGCGCTTATCCGCATTCCGGCGAAACGCGGCGTTGCGACGCGCGTTGAGCTCCGTTGCCCGGATCCGTCAGCGAATCCGTATTTGGCGTATGCCATCATCGCTGCCGCTGGCCTTGACGGTGTCGAAAAAGGGTTAACCGCTCCAGCACCGGTTGATGAAGATATCTTCCATATGTCGGAAGAACGCCGTGCGGAGCTTGGCATCGACAACTTGCCGGAAAACTTGGGTGCTGCTGTCGCTGCGTTCGAAGAAGGCGAAATCGGCCGCACGACGCTTGGCGAGCACGTATTCAACGAATATGTCGCGTTGAAAAAAGAGGAATGGAACAGCTACCGCACGGCGGTTCATGCTTGGGAAGTCGAGCGGTATCAAGGAAAGTTCTGA
- a CDS encoding Sulfite exporter TauE/SafE → MKKLIVFVFVGFIAQLIDGSLGMAYGVTSSTLLLTFGIAPAVASASVHLAEVVTTAASGASHWKFGNVDRAMVGKLIIPGSVGAFIGACFLSNLPGDVIKPYVSLFLLALGFYIIYRFLVLNGRAPSASGKQWSNKQLVPLGLAAGFLDATGGGGWGPIATPVLLANKNMEARKVVGTVDTSEFAVALSATLGFVISLGWEQVNWYWVLTLMAGGVIAAPIAAWLVRKLPSHLLGVLVGGLIILTNVRTLLHAWEAPASVYPAVYGLIVIGWAAAVWVAIRNGRKGKTASGELAS, encoded by the coding sequence ATGAAAAAACTGATCGTTTTTGTGTTTGTAGGATTTATCGCCCAGTTGATCGACGGATCGCTCGGAATGGCGTACGGCGTCACCTCGTCGACGCTGCTGTTGACGTTTGGCATCGCTCCAGCTGTTGCCTCGGCGTCTGTTCATTTGGCGGAAGTGGTGACGACAGCGGCGTCCGGCGCCTCTCACTGGAAATTTGGCAACGTCGATCGCGCCATGGTCGGGAAGCTCATTATTCCTGGGTCGGTCGGCGCGTTTATCGGAGCATGCTTTTTAAGCAACTTGCCAGGGGATGTGATCAAACCGTATGTATCGTTGTTTTTATTGGCGCTTGGCTTTTACATTATTTATCGATTTTTAGTGTTGAACGGCCGCGCGCCGTCGGCGTCAGGAAAACAGTGGTCCAATAAGCAGCTCGTCCCGCTCGGCTTGGCGGCCGGTTTTCTTGATGCGACCGGCGGTGGGGGCTGGGGGCCGATTGCGACGCCGGTGCTGTTGGCCAATAAAAACATGGAGGCGCGCAAGGTGGTTGGCACGGTCGATACGTCCGAATTTGCCGTTGCCTTGTCGGCAACGCTCGGATTCGTCATTTCACTCGGTTGGGAGCAAGTGAACTGGTATTGGGTGCTGACGCTGATGGCGGGCGGGGTCATCGCTGCGCCGATCGCGGCTTGGCTTGTGCGTAAACTGCCGTCCCATTTGCTTGGAGTGTTGGTTGGCGGATTGATTATTTTGACAAACGTTCGCACGCTTCTGCACGCTTGGGAAGCCCCGGCGTCGGTTTATCCTGCTGTGTACGGCCTCATCGTCATCGGCTGGGCGGCGGCAGTATGGGTGGCGATCAGAAATGGACGGAAAGGAAAAACAGCTAGTGGGGAGTTGGCGTCGTAG